Proteins co-encoded in one Cercospora beticola chromosome 7, complete sequence genomic window:
- a CDS encoding uncharacterized protein (BUSCO:EOG092619GP) — protein MALSARLLTLRRSPILLKLPPYLSAICILVGIVWVLLLPLNDYSRQTYISENAILPGQVHTYFGGSEHNIFRAYRQEVYNLGQKSREERLAGIEQIIKEIKLKCATQEYAFEVAGEKIEGKNVYGLLQGPRADATEAMVLIAAWKNFEGELNYSGVALALTLARYFKRWSIWSKDIILLIPEDSTYGSEAWVSAYHSTGTTPTSSRNVSDLPIKAGALQGAIALDYPVGPWGKRFEKLDVLYDGINGALPNLDLINTAVQIASGHMGMGCSLHGFTKHSDKYPDRLRTIASGILSQAQGVATGPHSAFMPYHVDAITLKTVGDGWHDEMSLGRVTESIFRSINNLLEHLHQSFFFYILLNTHRFVSIGSYLPAAMLVAGSFTINALALWILSGKGPVEKPGKLESAGSQKPKGEKMVKIKEGDKVAVVAKEELQSVERKMFLPAVVALAVHLISLVPLYLLTHTSKANLPYVFGIVTTSSYVLPAYISILLVRYLKATSQQLQTMQAFSLLFLGATFSTWATLNFSLALTVGLLACPLGFVRPLPLRSTSSSDNQRTLAIALSIPSALLWLALSPATAVYAFSWFVKMDVSAVLFEIAKGWAAQGVWSCLVLWCVWWPGWTLAGVVLVSGAVTTKR, from the exons ATGGCGCTCT CAGCGCGCCTTTTGACCTTGCGGCGGTCCCCCATTCTGCTCAAATTACCCCCATACCTTTCAGCCATATGCATCCTGGTCGGCATAGTATGGGTCCTGCTTCTTCCGCTGAACGACTATTCGCGACAGACGTACATTTCCGAGAACGCGATCCTACCTGGACAGGTCCATACATACTTCGGCGGCAGCGAGCATAACATCTTCCGCGCATATCGACAGGAAGTCTACAACCTTGGTCAaaagagcagagaagagAGGCTGGCAGGCATAGAACAGATCATTAAGGAAATAAAACTCAAGTGCGCGACACAGGAATATGCATTCGAGGTCGCGGGCGAGAAGATCGAGGGCAAGAATGTCTATGGGTTGCTTCAAGGGCCGAGGGCAGATGCCACGGAAGCAATGGTTCTGATCGCAGCTTGGAAGAACTTCGAAGGAGAGCTCAACTATTCTGGTGTCGCGCTGGCATTGACTCTGGCGCGATACTTCAAGCGTTGGAGCATCTGGTCCAAGGATATCATTCTGCTCATACCTGAGGACAGCACCTATGGGTCCGAAGCATGGGTCAGCGCATACCACAGCACAGGCACAACCCCCACATCGAGCCGGAACGTCAGCGATTTGCCTATCAAAGCTGGTGCGCTTCAGGGTGCTATTGCGCTGGACTATCCTGTTGGGCCTTGGGGAAAGCGTTTCGAAAAGTTGGATGTGCTGTATGATGGCATCAATGGCGCACTGCCCAACCTCGACCTCATCAATACGGCAGTACAAATCGCGTCTGGCCACATGGGCATGGGATGCTCTCTGCATGGCTTCACAAAGCACTCTGACAAATATCCGGACCGACTCCGCACGATTGCCTCTGGCATCCTATCTCAAGCCCAAGGTGTAGCCACTGGTCCTCATTCAGCATTCATGCCATATCATGTCGATGCCATCACTCTCAAGACAGTCGGAGATGGCTGGCACGATGAGATGAGTCTTGGGCGAGTGACTGAGAGTATCTTCCGAAGTATCAACAACTTGCTGGAGCACCTGCATCAaagtttcttcttctacatCCTGCTCAACACGCACAGGTTTGTGAGCATTGGCAGCTATCTCCCAGCAGCTATGCTGGTTGCTGGCAGCTTCACGATCAATGCCCTTGCGCTCTGGATCTTGAGTGGGAAAGGACCTGTGGAGAAGCCTGGGAAGCTGGAAAGTGCAGGTAGCCAGAAGCCGAAGGGCGAAAAGATGGTCAAAATCAAGGAGGGTGACAAAGTCGCAGTTGTCGCAAAGGAAGAGCTGCAAAGTGTTGAGAGAAAGATGTTCCTACCTGCGGTCGTGGCTTTGGCAGTGCATCTTATCAGTCTGGTACCACTTTACCTGCTCACGCATACGAGTAAAGCA AATTTGCCGTATGTGTTTGGTATTGTGACAACGAGCAGCTACGTACTTCCCGCCTACATCTCGATCCTGCTGGTACGATACCTCAAAGCGACATCCCAACAGTTGCAGACCATGCAGGCATTTTCGCTACTCTTCCTTGGGGCAACTTTCTCGACTTGGGCTACACTCAACTTTTCATTGGCGCTGACAGTGGGCCTGTTGGCATGTCCGCTTGGATTTGTGCGTCCATTGCCCTTGAGATCAACCAGCAGCAGTGACAATCAGCGGACTCTTGCTATCGCGCTGAGCATTCCCTCGGCATTGCTATGGCTGGCACTCTCCCCTGCGACTGCTGTCTATGCATTCAGCTGGTTTGTCAAGATGGACGTCAGCGCGGTACTATTTGAGATTGCCAAAGGCTGGGCTGCGCAGGGCGTATGGAGCTGCCTTGTGCTGTGGTGCGTCTGGTGGCCTGGATGGACGTTAGCCGGAGTTGTGCTCGTCAGCGGTGCTGTGACCACCAAGCGATAG
- a CDS encoding uncharacterized protein (CAZy:AA3), whose protein sequence is MLAKAFVAALSLVASVNAIPSSHLKFHQRRAIDNATDYEYVIIGSGPGGGPLASRLAIAGHKVLLIEAGGDYGDNYNQSVPTYSLKSAEDDSIKWDYWVRHYEDLERQQKDTKMTYRNPDGSLYVGLYPPEGAEPLGILYPRTGALGGCSEHHALITTYPWRADWTYIQQLTGDDSWGPDEMRQHFVKLEKAQYPVGAGHGTDGWLRTSLTNLLLVAQDFKVLSIVLSAAAAMGKDGLLSSLLSTVTSLTNVLLTDVNANTDPEENIYQVPLSIDADTSKRSGTRAFILDTANAKNDDGSRKYHLDIALHTLATKIRFDESGDVPKAIGVEYLSGERLYKADPYPSASDGTAGYVAASKDVIISGGSFNTPQLLKLSGIGPKDELDQFGIKVIKDAPGVGSNMQDRYEAAIVAETAEKFPISADCTFGYDGQADPCLEKWINGKSVLDRGPYTTSGAAVGVVLKTSVAQDHPDIFIIGTPGVFNGFYPGFAYDSVKSGKKWSWLALKAQPQNNAGTVKLRSTDPRDVPEILFRSLDTGNTTGGGDERDLQALYEGLLWGREAFDKLIPLDGTFTEANPGRNVSSEADLKEYIKNELWGHHACCTAAIGPDGDPNAVLDSNFKVRGVEGLRVVDASIFPKIPGTFISLPIYMISEKAAEAIINGD, encoded by the exons ATGCTGGCCAAAGCCTTCGTTGCAGCTCTATCGCTCGTAGCGTCTGTTAACGCGATTCCCAGCAGTCATCTCAAATTCCATCAACGTCGAGCGATCGATAATGCCACGGACTACGAATATGTAATCATCGGTTCAGGGCCAGGAGGAGGTCCGCTCGCGTCTCGGCTTGCTATTGCTGGGCACAAGGTCTTGCTCATCGAAGCTGGTGGCGACTATGGCGACAATTACAACCAGTCGGTTCCGACTTACAGTTTGAAGTCTGCCGAAGATGACTCAATCAAATGGGACTATTGGGTCAGGCATTATGAGGACTTGGAGAGGCAACAGAAAGATACCAAGATGACATACAGGAACCCGGATGGGTCGCTTTATGTTGGGTTGTATCCTCCGGAAGGAGCAGAGCCGCTTGGTATCTTGTACCCTCGAACGGGCGCGCTTGGAGGCTGCTCTGAGCATCATGCGTTGATTACAACGTACCCATGGCGTGCTGACTGGACATACATCCAGCAGCTCACTGGAGACGATTCTTGGGGACCCGATGAGATGCGTCAGCATTTTGTGAAACTTGAGAAAGCTCAATATCCAGTGGGCGCGGGACATGGCACTGATGGTTGGCTCCGGACCAGTTTGACCAACTTACTGCTTGTGGCCCAGGACTTCAAGGTGCTCTCTATCGTACTGTCGGCGGCCGCAGCCATGGGCAAG GATGGTCTCCTAAGCAGTCTCCTAAGTACAGTCACTTCGCTCACCAACGTTCTTCTTACCGACGTGAATGCCAATACGGACCCCGAGGAGAACATTTATCAAGTTCCACTCTCGATTGACGCTGACACCTCCAAGCGCAGCGGTACCCGCGCATTCATCCTCGACACTGCCAACGCCAAGAACGACGATGGGAGCCGCAAATATCACCTTGACATCGCTCTGCACACTTTGGCCACCAAGATCCGCTTTGATGAGAGTGGTGACGTGCCAAAAGCAATCGGCGTCGAATATCTCTCAGGCGAGCGTCTCTACAAGGCAGACCCGTATCCTTCTGCGTCCGATGGCACAGCTGGATACGTGGCCGCAAGCAAGGATGTGATCATCTCTGGTGGTAGCTTCAACACTCCACAGCTTCTTAAACTCAGCGGCATTGGCCCCAAGGATGAACTCGACCAGTTCGGGATCAAAGTCATCAAAGATGCTCCTGGGGTCGGCAGTAACATGCAAGATCGCTACGAAGCCGCTATCGTCGCCGAAACAGCCGAGAAGTTCCCCATCTCCGCCGATTGCACTTTCGGGTACGACGGGCAAGCAGATCCATGCCTCGAGAAGTGGATCAACGGGAAGAGTGTTCTCGACAGAGGTCCATACACGACTAGCGGAGCAGCTGTAGGAGTAGTGCTGAAGACCTCCGTTGCTCAAGATCACCCAgatatcttcatcatcggcacACCTGGTGTGTTCAACGGCTTCTATCCCGGCTTTGCATACGACAGCGTCAAGAGCGGAAAGAAATGGTCGTGGCTAGCACTCAAAGCGCAGCCCCAAAACAACGCCGGGACAGTCAAACTCCGATCTACAGATCCTCGCGACGTACCTGAAATTCTCTTCCGATCGCTGGACACAGGTAACACGAccggcggcggtgatgaaCGAGACCTGCAAGCACTCTACGAGGGCCTTCTCTGGGGGCGCGAAGCTTTCGATAAACTGATTCCTCTCGACGGAACTTTCACTGAGGCAAACCCTGGTCGCAACGTGAGCTCGGAGGCGGATCTGAAAGAGTATATCAAGAATGAGCTATGGGGACATCATGCTTGCTGCACCGCTGCCATTGGCCCCGACGGCGATCCCAATGCTGTTCTCGACTCCAATTTTAAGGTACGAGGTGTCGAAGGTCTGAGGGTTGTGGATGCTTCGATATTCCCAAAGATACCGGGCACGTTCATTTCGTTGCCGATCTATATGATCAGTGAAAAAGCTGCTGAGGCGATTATCAATGGCGATTAG